CCTATTAACAACAATCCTATATATACACTACTCTCATAGCTAGATAGAAATATTTGTATgtggttttattatatataataaatattattgctGTTGACTTTCTATTGAAGCTTAGAATAATTAGAACACAATAATCATTTTCATGAACAAAATTGTACAGATTCATGTTTACGTTTGGTACACAAAAAAGCAAGAGGGAGATGTATTATCATGAAGTGGGTTGAGAAATGGAGTGGTTGGAATGCTAAACAGTGCAGTTCAACCTAATTTCtttgcttttattattattagttaataacaAACTAGTACTTATTAGCAATTAATAtctgtaattattatcattttgattatTAGTACTATAATTAATTAATTTGCTTTGCTATAATGAGTTACTCTCAATGTGGGCTCTAGCTTACttgcattttttttttaatttgttcaCTAAGCTAGCTAGCCATCGGTCTCTTGATCTCATCATCATTCtcattttctttttattattatttattactcgtTAGTTTTCAATAACATGATGGATAGTCCTCCCATATCTATAGATAATCGATTTAAAAATCCTTATTGATGAAACTCCACACGCATAATCCCTTAAAGCCAAATCGCGCCTTGGTTATTCTCATGTCTTCTTGATGACATAATATTTCTTTTTTGATAAATCTTGGCATGCACTCCTCCATATGATATCTACAAATGGCTAATGTACGTTGTATAGAGTGAAAGCCAAGTGACTTTTGACCAATCACGAATGTATATTGATGAGGGGTTTTGAGTGTTTTATTGGGGATTGAAAGAGAATAATTAGCATTGAGATTTCATAATTTGGTATTTAGAAAAAAAATCCATAATTTAAAATTTAGAAAAAGAATAATCCATACGGTCCATATTAAATGCCgcataataaaatttaattttgATCTATTTAaatatagtttcataaaattaatacATATTTTATCTAATTATTTCATACATATTCTTTATTTAATTCACTTAATTAACATAAAAAAATTATAACATGAGAAATCTAATAATTAAAAAAACATACAAGTTATTTTTCGATCAACAAATCATTtttttcaaaataaatattttaaatattttaatatttataaattttattacctaaTATTTGAGGCGGATCGATAAAACATTCTCTCGCTCCAATGAAAAATGAGGTTAGATTATGTGGATCATGCATCTTTGGTCCTCTAACTTTTCATAGGCATTCAATAGGCTCCCTAAACTACACTATCGTTCAGTGAATCCTTAAACTTAGTTTCGTCCGGCATTTAGGTCCTTAACGTTAAATGACCGTCAAATTTCCGACGTGTCAGTTAACGTCCAATGTCTTAATCAGCAGACAAAAACAAAAAGCAAACCACAACTGGGCCAACACAAGTGATGAGAGAAAAAGCATCAAAATGCTGCAAAATTCCTCCTCTTCTTCACCCACTATCAAACAAATGAAAACTTAAAaatacatttattttatatttagaatatgttcgaattttttttcaaatatctttaaaatacatatttttcattaaaattaaaaaataaaatatattttttaaaatatttcgaaCATGTTCGAAACACAAAATCAATACAAACTTTTATCATTTAACTAACTAAACTAACTATTCCTTCAATTCAATCGCCCAAAAACCTCAATCCAAAATTCCCAACAACAAAAAAAACCATGTCTAGTCTTCTTCTCTCTAACCCAGTTTCTCCTTTCCAGTCTCTTCCTCcctgtaataataacaattataggaAGCAAACACGACCATCTATCAAAATCCTAGCTTCTTCTACACTCAAACAAAGACCCATATCGTCTAATCCAAAGTTTTCGAGTTCAAATTCAAAATTTCTCGGTTTTCTGTTCAATTCCCGTAAAACCCAGTTCGTGTCTCGAACTTCGATTAGAGATGTTGAGGAAAACACGGTTCGGGAGGATGAAGTGGGTCTTGTCGGAGAGGAAGCTGCAATTTTTGATTTGGGTCTTCAGAAGATATCTTCATGGGTCTATTTCAGTGTAATTTTGGGTGTTGTTTTGTTCGCGCTTGATGTTGCTTGGATTGATAATTCATCTGGGTTTGGGAAATTGTTTGTTGATTCGATTTCAAACCTAACGGAGAGCCACGAAGTAAGCTTTCTGCTTTCATCATAATTAGTTTTAACAGCTATGGAAATTTGTCTGTTGAGCTGCTGAATTGGAAATTTTGAATTTTTATTGCTCAAGTTAGCTTGTTGAGATAGCCCTCTTTGTAAAGTTAATAACTCCCTCTGTCTTTAAATAGATGACGTTTTGCCTTTTTAGATTCATTCAGAGGTTGTACTTTATAAAACATTTTTACTTCCGATCGGAATTGTAAAATCATTGATATGAGCGTTTTTTCACCTTATGTTGTAATAGAAGCATAAATGTGGTTGCTTTTAAGAACAGAAACGTATATATAATTGCTTGGTTTTTGCAGGTAGTGATGCTGATGCTGATTCTTATTTTTGCCACGGTACATAGTGGTTTGGCGAGTCTCCGAGATACTGGCGAGAAATTGATCGGCGAACGTGCATTTCGTGTTTTGTTCGCTGGATTGTCTCTTCCACTGGCAGTTAGCACCGTTGTGAGTTGTTTAACTAACCTGAAAGTGTTCATTTTGTGCGAAATGTGACAATTGTTGTTCCTGAATTAATCCCTAGGTTTTGTGGTTACAAACAAACAGGTATACTTCATCAACCACAGATATGACGGAGTTCAGCTTTGGCAACTTCAAGGCGTTACTGGACTCCATGAACTTGTGTGGATTTCTAATTTTATCTCTTTCTTTTTCCTTTATCCATCCACCTTTAATCTGCTCGAGGTTGCCGCTGTCGACAAACCTAAGATGCATCTTTGGGAAACTGGGATTATCAGGATTACCAGGCACCCAcaggtatatatatacacatactccTTCAGTCCATGACACATGTTCCATTTTATAAGGTCTATAAATAATTGTCACATCCAAATTTCAAGAATAATTTTCACAAATTTTCCGTTTTATACCATATCATAGTGAAAAGTAGATCATGAATCATTAATTGTAAGCACGTTTTAgtcattaatatttataatgattacCTTTCTTAATTCTACGAAAACCCCATATCGTGATGCCACATATCATGACGATTAAATCTTGAATTTTGTTACCAGATGGTTGGGCAGGTTATGTGGTGCTTGGCTCATACTCTGTGGATTGGAAACTCAGTAACTGTGGCTGCCTCCATTGGCCTGATAGGCCATCATCTATTTGGTGTTTGGCACGGAGACAGGAGATTGGCTATACGATATGGTGAAAATTTTGAAGTCGTCAAGAGGCGTACTAGTGTTATCCCATTTGCAGCCATTCTCGATGGTCGTCAAAAGTTGCCTAAAGACTACTACAAGGAATTTTTACGATTGCCATATTTGACGATCACGGTATTGACTTTAGGTGCATATTTCGCTCATCCTCTAATGCAAGCTGCTAGTTTTCGTTTACATTGGTAAAGGAAAAGAGATATACTTTGTTGTTGTACATACAGTCATACTAGTGAATCAATTTTCATTGATATTGACTCACTTTGACCATGGTAATGCACTAGATATTGTTGGTTGAATTCTACTATTTTCAGTCCGTTGATCCAAAAAATAACGTGAAGCTAAATAACAATGGCGGAGTTGAGTGTGAGAGATGGTGGCTGACGGTTGTTGAGTTGAGTTGGGCCAGCGGAGAAGACGGACAGTGGTGGTCGGAGTTGGAAAGTGTTGAGAAGTTGGTAAAAAAGACCAAAAACGACGAtcattataaaaataagaaaaatatgaAGGGAACGAAATTGGCGTTAACGAAATGCCATGTAGTTAACTAACGGCGTTTAGGATCAGGGGCCTTTTAGAT
The Rutidosis leptorrhynchoides isolate AG116_Rl617_1_P2 unplaced genomic scaffold, CSIRO_AGI_Rlap_v1 contig31, whole genome shotgun sequence DNA segment above includes these coding regions:
- the LOC139882796 gene encoding 15-cis-zeta-carotene isomerase, chloroplastic-like, with the protein product MSSLLLSNPVSPFQSLPPCNNNNYRKQTRPSIKILASSTLKQRPISSNPKFSSSNSKFLGFLFNSRKTQFVSRTSIRDVEENTVREDEVGLVGEEAAIFDLGLQKISSWVYFSVILGVVLFALDVAWIDNSSGFGKLFVDSISNLTESHEVVMLMLILIFATVHSGLASLRDTGEKLIGERAFRVLFAGLSLPLAVSTVVYFINHRYDGVQLWQLQGVTGLHELVWISNFISFFFLYPSTFNLLEVAAVDKPKMHLWETGIIRITRHPQMVGQVMWCLAHTLWIGNSVTVAASIGLIGHHLFGVWHGDRRLAIRYGENFEVVKRRTSVIPFAAILDGRQKLPKDYYKEFLRLPYLTITVLTLGAYFAHPLMQAASFRLHW